A single region of the Solwaraspora sp. WMMD791 genome encodes:
- a CDS encoding YbaB/EbfC family nucleoid-associated protein, giving the protein MQQMMKQAQKMQQQMATAQAELAEAEVTGTAGGGLVTVTLSGIGEMRSVKIDPRAVDPDDVETLEDLVLAAVRSANDEVRKLTEEKMGPVTGGLGGLGLPGF; this is encoded by the coding sequence AGAAGATGCAGCAGCAGATGGCGACCGCCCAGGCTGAGCTGGCCGAGGCGGAGGTGACCGGTACGGCAGGCGGTGGCCTGGTCACGGTGACCCTGTCCGGCATCGGCGAGATGCGCTCGGTCAAGATCGACCCGAGGGCGGTGGATCCGGACGACGTGGAGACGTTGGAGGATCTGGTGCTCGCGGCGGTCCGCAGCGCCAACGACGAGGTGCGCAAGCTGACCGAGGAGAAGATGGGCCCGGTCACGGGTGGCCTCGGTGGTCTCGGCCTGCCGGGTTTCTGA
- a CDS encoding ABC transporter substrate-binding protein → MRAPRPKAAIAAVAVAALALAGCAESERGDSGESSDATLVFGVAGDPKVLDPSFASDGESLRVARQIFETLVRPEEGGTAISPGLAESWTPDDTGTVWTFKLRSGVKFHDGTDFNAEAVCVNFDRWYNATGLMQSPDVTAYWQDVMGGFAVNESEDLPESLFKSCNAVDPTTVELAFTRVSSKIPAALMLPSFSIHSPAALEEYGASDVTGSADDITYPAYALEHPTGTGPYKFKGWDIANKTLTLERNEDYAGDKAKIKTLIFRTISDENARKQELRTGGIQGYDLVGPADVQPLKDDGFNVLTRPAFNILYLAMNQAGNPALADIRVRQAIAHALNRQALVDSKLPPGAEVATQFIPPTVDGHNPDVTTYDYDVEKAKALLAEAGHPNLTLRFHYPTEVTRPYMPNPKDIFELLAADLREAGITVEAIPLKWSPDYLNATTSGNAHDLHLLGWTGDYGDAYNFIGTFFDRPKDEWGYDNAELFAKFAEADGTADIEARYELYKGLNADIMEFLPGVPISHSPPAIVFAKDVIGVQASPLTDERFATAEFQS, encoded by the coding sequence ATGCGTGCACCCAGGCCGAAGGCCGCCATCGCGGCCGTCGCGGTCGCGGCGCTGGCCCTAGCCGGCTGCGCCGAGAGCGAACGCGGTGACTCCGGCGAATCCAGCGATGCCACTCTGGTCTTCGGCGTAGCCGGCGACCCGAAGGTCCTCGACCCCAGCTTCGCCAGTGACGGCGAGTCGCTGCGGGTGGCCCGGCAGATATTCGAGACCCTGGTCCGCCCCGAAGAGGGTGGCACGGCCATCTCGCCCGGTCTGGCGGAGAGCTGGACCCCGGACGACACCGGTACGGTGTGGACGTTCAAGCTGCGCTCCGGCGTCAAGTTCCACGACGGCACCGACTTCAACGCCGAGGCGGTCTGCGTCAACTTCGACCGCTGGTACAACGCCACCGGGCTGATGCAGAGCCCCGACGTCACCGCCTACTGGCAGGACGTGATGGGTGGCTTCGCCGTCAACGAGAGCGAAGACCTGCCGGAGAGCCTCTTCAAGTCGTGCAACGCGGTCGACCCCACCACCGTGGAGCTGGCCTTCACCCGGGTGTCGAGCAAGATCCCGGCGGCGCTGATGCTGCCGTCGTTCTCGATCCACTCGCCGGCCGCGCTGGAGGAGTACGGCGCCAGCGACGTCACCGGCAGCGCCGACGACATCACCTACCCGGCGTACGCCCTGGAGCACCCGACCGGCACCGGTCCGTACAAGTTCAAGGGCTGGGACATCGCCAACAAGACGCTCACCCTCGAGCGCAACGAGGACTACGCCGGCGACAAGGCCAAGATCAAGACGTTGATCTTCCGGACCATCTCCGACGAGAACGCCCGCAAGCAGGAGCTGCGCACCGGCGGCATTCAGGGCTACGACCTGGTCGGGCCGGCCGACGTGCAGCCGCTCAAGGACGACGGGTTCAACGTCCTGACCCGACCGGCGTTCAACATCCTCTACCTGGCGATGAACCAGGCCGGCAACCCGGCGCTGGCCGACATCCGGGTCCGGCAGGCGATCGCGCACGCGCTCAACCGCCAGGCGCTGGTCGACTCGAAGCTGCCGCCGGGCGCCGAGGTCGCCACCCAGTTCATCCCGCCGACCGTGGACGGTCACAACCCCGACGTCACCACCTACGACTACGACGTCGAGAAGGCCAAGGCGCTGCTGGCCGAGGCCGGTCACCCGAACCTGACCCTGCGGTTCCACTACCCGACCGAGGTCACCCGGCCGTACATGCCCAACCCGAAGGACATCTTCGAGCTGCTCGCGGCCGACCTGCGGGAGGCCGGCATCACGGTCGAGGCGATCCCGCTGAAGTGGTCGCCGGACTACCTCAACGCCACCACCTCGGGTAACGCACACGACCTGCACCTGCTCGGCTGGACCGGTGACTACGGCGACGCCTACAACTTCATCGGCACCTTCTTCGACCGGCCGAAGGACGAGTGGGGCTACGACAACGCGGAGCTGTTCGCGAAGTTCGCCGAAGCGGACGGCACCGCCGACATCGAGGCCCGCTACGAGCTGTACAAGGGCCTCAACGCCGACATCATGGAGTTCCTGCCGGGTGTGCCGATCTCGCACTCGCCGCCGGCGATCGTGTTCGCCAAGGACGTGATCGGGGTGCAGGCCAGCCCGCTCACCGACGAG
- the recR gene encoding recombination mediator RecR, with protein MYEGAIQDLIDELGRLPGVGPKSAQRIAFHILSADAADVTRLATALRRVKELVRFCTVCFNVAETEQCRICRDTRRGADVLCVVEEPKDVVAIERTGEFRGRYHVLGGAINPLEGVGPDNLRIRELMLRLGSGEVKELILATDPNTEGEATATYLALMVKPMGIAVSRLASGLPVGGDLEYADEITLGRAFEGRRSV; from the coding sequence ATGTACGAAGGCGCCATTCAGGACCTGATCGACGAGTTGGGGCGGCTGCCGGGGGTCGGCCCCAAGAGCGCCCAGCGGATCGCGTTCCACATCCTGTCGGCCGACGCGGCGGACGTCACCCGGCTGGCCACCGCGCTGCGGCGGGTCAAGGAGCTGGTGCGGTTCTGCACGGTCTGCTTCAACGTGGCGGAGACCGAGCAGTGCCGGATCTGCCGGGACACCCGGCGCGGTGCCGACGTGCTCTGTGTCGTCGAGGAGCCTAAGGACGTCGTGGCGATCGAGCGGACCGGCGAGTTCCGGGGCCGCTACCACGTGCTCGGTGGGGCGATCAATCCACTGGAGGGCGTCGGCCCGGACAACCTGCGGATCCGCGAGCTGATGCTGCGGCTGGGCTCGGGCGAGGTCAAGGAGCTGATCCTGGCCACCGACCCCAACACCGAAGGCGAGGCCACGGCCACGTACCTGGCGTTGATGGTCAAGCCGATGGGGATCGCGGTGTCCAGGCTGGCCAGCGGGCTACCGGTCGGCGGTGACCTGGAGTACGCCGACGAGATCACCCTGGGCCGGGCCTTCGAGGGCCGCCGGTCGGTCTGA